In the genome of Arachis hypogaea cultivar Tifrunner chromosome 9, arahy.Tifrunner.gnm2.J5K5, whole genome shotgun sequence, the window TTTGGTGCTTTCCTTTTCAAGTTGCTTGCTGCTTCAATTTGAGGGAATTGTGAATTTTGTTTTAAGCTGTGATTGAAGGTTCCTTCGTTTGGGTGTTATTCACTTTCCCAGTGATAGTAGCTACCACTATGTGTATGGAAGCTTAGCCTTTGATTCTTTGAGGATACACTTATCAAGTTATTCTCACTTTGTTGCTGTGTTTTAGTTGTTCCTATTGGTGGTGGTGTGATGTTACTGTGTTTTAATTGTTCTTGTTGTTATTGTGATTTTTAGTTCATGTTCGTGTTCTTGTTTTATTATAATTTGCTATAACTTTTTAATTGTTTCTATCTTATAATTTGCTATAATTTGTTGCCTTCTTGGGTTGCTgtgttataaacttataattgTTCTTGTCCTTGTATAATTTGTGTCTGATTGATAACTTATATTTGTTTTAGTTATAAACGATAGTATCAATTAAAAAACATTtgttataattttgttatttgacttttgaatttgtacTTGAATGAGCTTATAACATTTTGTTTGATGTaatactttttaatttagatGACATTTTAAGGTTTACAttaaattatgattatgttttttggatttatttatatattttattattattttattatgaaacGATTATTTCGGTTGAATTACGGTCAAACCAATAAATCAGTAAATCAGTAGTTAGAACGGTTCGATGACCGAtttggttttcagaaccttgctcaTAAGCCTCACTCACTTTATAAGTTTCTATCTCTAATACCCACTGTCCGCGTCAGCACCCACGCCAGCTAGTCTCAGCGCCGCTGCTGTGCTGTCGCTGCCACTGCTCTGCTCTCACCTTCACTGCCTCTGTTCTCCCCACGCAATTTCCCCCAATGCCTTGCTCTCCTTCTCTTCCTATCCCGTTACTTGCGTGCTCTTTGTTCTCGTCTCCCTGGCCGCTTTGCTTTCGCTGCCACTACTGTTTATTACATCTATTTATACTGCCACTCTGTTTATTAACTTTGTGAGtttattacattatttatttgtttatttatggcTCTCTTTATAATATGTGCCTCCTTGGGATTGAAAGTGAATCCATCTATGAAAATGAACATAAATTTTGCCGATTATGGTTTTGGTCTGATTGAAGCTTTAAACTAATTTAGGATTATcattgaaatttgaatattttagtATAAGATTGAAAGATTATTTGCTAATTTATGTTTTTGGCTGTGTGATAGGAAGATAGTATTGCcatatgctctcagaatggatATATGAATGATAGAGTTATTTAGGTGACGTGCACCACCTGGTTGATAGAATGCTTCGCCTAGTGCTTCTGAGAGTTAGGACTGGCACTCGCAGCCGCAACCTTACACCTTCCTTCACCTCCCTTCATGTGATTCCCAGGTGCTTCTGCACCCATGAAAAGAAGTCTTCTCTGGATTTTACTCGAATTGAAGTGCAGCACCTCCCAAGGGTGCTGATTATAGGATGTCCCAACGTAGGAAAGTCTGCATTGTTTAACCGTTTAATTCGGAGGAGGGAGGCTCTGGTATACAATACCCCGGAGGACCATGTCACACGTGACATCCGAGAGGGACTTGCCAAGTTGGGTGACCTTCGCTTCAGAGTGTTGGACTCTGCAGGCCTTGAAGCCCAAGCATGTTCCGGCACCATCCTCCACCGAACTGCTTCTATTACTGCTAATGTCTTACACAACTCTCACTTGGCTCTCTTCATCACTGATGCAAGAGCTGGACTTCATCCTCTTGATCTGGAGGTTGCCAAGTGGCTCCGCAGGCATGCTCCTCAAATCAAACCCATCGTTGCCATGAATAAATCCGAATCACTCTTTGATTCTGATGGCTCGCTAGCCTCTGCTGCCAATGAATTGTACCGGTTAGGATTCGGGGATCCTATTGCTATATCTGCCGAGACTGGCCTTGGTATGCCGGACCTTTATCACTGTCTTAGACCTCTGCTCCACCAACATATGCTTCGTCTCCTCAATGGTAACTCAATGCTAATCTCGCTGCATTGCATTCCATCATTGTTTGTTGCCATCTAATTTTGCATTCATGCTTGTTAATATAGACCTAGATGACGGTGATCACGACAATAGCTGCATTGGGGATGGTAGCACCCCTGAGATTGAAGAAAGTAAGCTTCCATTGCAGTTGGCAATTGTAGGGCGCCCAAACGTTGGGAAATCAACCTTACTCAATACGTTGTTACAAGAAGATCGTGTTCTTGTGGGTCCTGAAGCTGGTCTCACAAGAGACTCAATCAGGACAGAGTTTGAATTTCAAGGAAGAACAATTTATCTGGTACGTTCCCTAGATACTTGGTTATGGACTTATGTTAGGACTATCAATAGAATTGAAGATCAATAACAGAGAAAAGCAGGATGTTGGTTGTAATATATTGCCTGGCCTTCATGATAAAATCATTCCCAACTTGcaataatttcaattttcttttcatatattTTCTTGGTACATCAGTTATATGTTTAATCATTGAACATAACAGAATCTGTAAGCTGGAATGAGTATAAATTGTCAGCATTGGTACCTATATTTTGACAAAAGATGGTTGATAGTCAGGCTGACATGGTTTGCCTTAGGGGTAATAAATAGCTCCTAAGTGAACATCTAGTATTGTAAAAATGTTTGaattttgtcttggttttctgCCATTCAGGTTGATACTGCTGGGTGGTTGCACAGGACAAAACAGGAGAAAGGAGCAGCATCCTTGAGCATTATGCAATCAAGAAAGAGTCTACTCCGAGCTCATATAATTGCTTTGGTGCTAGATGCAGAAGAGGTATGGTGTACATATTGCACATTTTGAACAACTGCATTTTTTCATAAACCCTATTGTTGTAATTTACTTCATTTGCTTCTGTTCAGTGTTCACAAACCAGAAGTTTAAGCTAAAAAGACATTTTTGTGATTGAGAACTAGGGAGTCTTATTTTTCTTAGTTGTCTCATGTCTGTATATCAGATTGTAAATGCTAGGCGAAGTATGACGCATGCTGAAGTGGTTATAGCCCGAAGGGCAGTGGAAGAGGGGCGCGGCTTGGTTGTGATTGTGAACAAGATGGACCTTCTTAGAGGCAAAGACAAAACATCATCCTATGAGAAGGTTATGGAGGCTGTTCTTAAAGAAATTCAAACAGTTATACCCCAGGTTTGTCTTTTTGACAAAGCTTGACATCAATTCTAGATTGTTGTGTTTGACATCAGGCTTTGAAGTGTTCTAGATGTCAGAATTAGGTATTTGGACATGATGCTATAATTGGCAATGATTTCCAAACAGAAGAAAATTGAGGATGAACACTGAACAATAAACAAGACTTG includes:
- the LOC112710721 gene encoding uncharacterized protein, whose amino-acid sequence is MLRLVLLRVRTGTRSRNLTPSFTSLHVIPRCFCTHEKKSSLDFTRIEVQHLPRVLIIGCPNVGKSALFNRLIRRREALVYNTPEDHVTRDIREGLAKLGDLRFRVLDSAGLEAQACSGTILHRTASITANVLHNSHLALFITDARAGLHPLDLEVAKWLRRHAPQIKPIVAMNKSESLFDSDGSLASAANELYRLGFGDPIAISAETGLGMPDLYHCLRPLLHQHMLRLLNDLDDGDHDNSCIGDGSTPEIEESKLPLQLAIVGRPNVGKSTLLNTLLQEDRVLVGPEAGLTRDSIRTEFEFQGRTIYLVDTAGWLHRTKQEKGAASLSIMQSRKSLLRAHIIALVLDAEEIVNARRSMTHAEVVIARRAVEEGRGLVVIVNKMDLLRGKDKTSSYEKVMEAVLKEIQTVIPQITGIPVVFISALEGRGRTAVLNRVIDTYEKWCSRLPTARLNRWLQKVMSRHSWKDQAAQPKIKYFTQVKARPPTFVAFVRGKTQLSDTDIRFLTKSLKEDFDLGGIPIRIMQRSVGKKDATGSSSSSSSSSKSSHPVSRAERVVSDKRSVLVE